Proteins found in one Oryza glaberrima chromosome 4, OglaRS2, whole genome shotgun sequence genomic segment:
- the LOC127770492 gene encoding oryzain beta chain yields the protein MRLERDARLHVAAMAARAAAAAFLLLLIVGAATAAPDMSIISYNAEHGARGLEEGPTEAEARAAYDLWLAENGGGSPNALGGEHERRFHVFWDNLKFVDAHNARADERGGFRLGMNRFADLTNEEFRATFLGAKVAERSRAAGERYRHDGVEELPESVDWREKGAVAPVKNQGQCGSCWAFSAVSTVESINQLVTGEMITLSEQELVECSTNGQNSGCNGGLMDDAFDFIIKNGGIDTEDDYPYKAVDGKCDINRENAKVVSIDGFEDVPQNDEKSLQKAVAHQPVSVAIEAGGREFQLYHSGVFSGRCGTSLDHGVVAVGYGTDNGKDYWIVRNSWGPKWGESGYVRMERNINVTTGKCGIAMMASYPTKSGANPPKPSPTPPTPPTPPPPSAPDHVCDDNFSCPAGSTCCCAFGFRNLCLVWGCCPVEGATCCKDHASCCPPDYPVCNTRAGTCSASKNSPLSVKALKRTLAKLNTA from the exons ATGAGGTTGGAGAGAGACGCTCGTCtccacgtcgccgccatggccgcccgcgccgccgccgccgcgttcctgctgctgctcatcgtcggcgcggccaccgcggcgccggACATGTCGATCATCTCCTACAACGCGGAGCACGGGGCGCGGGGGCTGGAGGAGGGGCCCACGGAGGCCGAGGCGCGCGCCGCGTACGACCTCTGGCTCGCCgagaacggcggcggctcgcccaacgcgctcggcggcgagcacgaGCGCCGGTTCCACGTGTTCTGGGACAACCTCAAGTTCGTCGACGCCCACAACGCCCGcgccgacgagcgcggcggGTTCCGCCTCGGGATGAACCGCTTCGCCGATCTCACCAACGAGGAGTTCCGCGCGACCTTCCTCGGCGCCAAGGTCGCCGAGaggagccgcgccgccggggAGAGGTACCGCCACGACGGGGTGGAGGAGCTGCCGGAGTCCGTCGACTGGAGGGAGAAGGGCGCCGTCGCCCCCGTCAAGAACCAGGGCCAATGCG GAAGCTGCTGGGCCTTCTCCGCAGTAAGCACAGTAGAAAGCATCAACCAACTTGTTACTGGTGAGATGATCACATTGTCGGAACAAGAACTTGTAGAATGCTCAACCAATGGACAGAACAGTGGCTGCAACGGTGGGCTCATGGATGATGCCTTTGACTTCATCATTAAGAATGGAGGCATTGATACTGAAGATGACTATCCTTACAAAGCTGTAGATGGCAAGTGTGACATCAACAGG GAAAATGCTAAGGTTGTGAGCATCGATGGCTTTGAGGATGTACCTCAAAATGATGAGAAATCACTTCAGAAGGCGGTTGCTCACCAACCAGTCAGTGTTGCTATTGAGGCTGGTGGCCGCGAGTTCCAGCTCTATCATTCG GGCGTCTTCAGCGGTAGGTGTGGCACAAGCCTTGACCATGGTGTGGTTGCCGTCGGTTATGGCACTGACAATGGCAAAGACTACTGGATTGTCCGCAACTCTTGGGGCCCGAAGTGGGGTGAGTCTGGATACGTTCGCATGGAGCGCAATATCAATGTAACCACGGGGAAGTGTGGCATTGCCATGATGGCATCATACCCTACCAAGAGCGGAGCAAACCCACCCAAGCCATCTccgactcctccaactcctccaACACCACCTCCCCCATCCGCCCCTGACCATGTCTGCGATGATAACTTCTCTTGCCCAGCGGGCAGCACCTGCTGCTGCGCATTCGGCTTCAGGAATCTCTGCTTGGTTTGGGGCTGTTGCCCAGTTGAAGGTGCAACCTGCTGCAAGGATCATGCCAGCTGCTGCCCGCCTGACTACCCTGTCTGCAACACCCGGGCTGGAACCTGCTCAGCG AGCAAGAACAGCCCATTGAGCGTGAAGGCTTTGAAGCGCACGCTCGCTAAGCTGAACACCGCATGA
- the LOC127770491 gene encoding uncharacterized protein At4g06744-like: protein MAAASGHNARLLALALALLLAALHLHGVVCDPSHTHFAMVSRNAPSWRPDRGGQGKVSAPSLDTCGCGPAPAPADPLKAASLDKCGCPPAPAPSPSPSPEDFLNENLQALYPVIQAFKATITSDPRGVTASWVGPNLCDSYFGGDMYKGFYCEHPPAPPGATPPKDNTTLTIASIDFNGYGLGAPSLAGFVDAFPDLALFHANSNNFSGEVPDLTGLPYFYELDLSNNNFSGAFPATVVPLGRLLFLDLRFNRFVGTVPPPVFDLTVVALFLNNNGFYGNIPDNFGSTTAEYLVVANNQFTGPIPRSIYNTSANLSEVLFLNNHLSGCLPYEIGLVEGLTVFDAGGNDITGPIPLSLGCLGLVEELNLAGNQLYGHIPDVLCALAKTGKLQNLSLSDNYFHSVGRRHCLELVRSKVLDVRLNCIPNFPHQRPALECARFYADPPQHCPFVPHIPCDLPGFRPPAAALPSAVAAEEGGGGGGGGN from the coding sequence atggcggcggcttCAGGCCATAATGCGCGCCTGCTtgcgctcgcgctcgcgctcctGCTCGCCGCGCTGCACCTGCACGGCGTGGTGTGTGACCCCAGCCATACTCACTTCGCCATGGTGTCGCGCAATGCGCCGTCGTGGAGGCCCGATCGCGGTGGACAAGGGAAGGTATCGGCGCCGTCGCTGGATACGTGTGGCTgcgggccggcgccggcgccggcggaccCCCTGAAGGCGGCGTCGCTGGATAAGTGTGgctgcccgccggcgccggcgccgtcgccgtcgccgtcgccggaggacTTCCTGAACGAGAACCTGCAGGCGCTGTACCCGGTGATCCAGGCGTTCAAGGCGACCATCACCAGCGACCCGCGCGGCGTGACGGCGTCGTGGGTCGGCCCCAACCTCTGCGACAGCTACTTCGGCGGCGACATGTACAAGGGCTTCTACTGCGAgcacccgccggcgccgccgggtgCAACGCCGCCGAAGGACAACACCACGCTCACCATCGCGTCCATCGACTTCAACGGCTACGGCCTCGGCGCGCCCAGCCTCGCCGGCTTCGTCGACGCGTTCCCGGACCTAGCGCTCTTCCACGCCAACTCCAACAACTTCTCCGGCGAGGTCCCCGACCTCACCGGCCTCCCGTACTTCTACGAGCTCGACCTCTCCAACAACAACTTCTCCGGCGCGTTCCCGGCCACCGTCGTCccgctcggccgcctcctcttcctcgaccTCCGCTTCAACCGCTTCGTCGGCacggtgccgccgccggtgttCGACCTCACCGTCGTCGCGCTCTTCCTCAACAACAACGGCTTCTACGGCAACATCCCGGACAACTTCGGGAGCACCACGGCGGAGTACCTGGTGGTGGCCAACAACCAGTTCACCGGCCCGATCCCGCGCTCCATCTACAACACGTCGGCGAACCTCTCCGAGGTGCTCTTCCTCAACAACCACCTCTCGGGATGCCTCCCCTACGAGATCGGATTGGTGGAGGGGCTCACCGTGTtcgacgccggcggcaacgACATCACCGGACCCATCCCGCTCTCCCTCGGCTGCCTGGGGCTCGTCGAGGAGCTCAACCTCGCCGGGAACCAGCTGTACGGCCACATCCCCGACGTGCTCTGCGCGCTGGCCAAGACCGGGAAGCTGCAgaacctctccctctccgacAACTACTTCCactccgtcggccgccgccattgcctcgAGCTCGTCCGGAGCAAGGTGCTCGACGTGCGCCTGAACTGCATCCCCAACTTCCCCCACCAGCGGCCGGCGCTCGAGTGCGCCCGCTTCTACGCCGACCCGCCGCAGCACTGCCCCTTCGTGCCGCACATCCCCTGCGACCTGCCGGGCTtcaggccgccggcggcggcgttgcctTCGGCTGTGGCAGctgaagaaggcggcggcggcggaggtggtggcaaCTGA